From Gopherus flavomarginatus isolate rGopFla2 chromosome 7, rGopFla2.mat.asm, whole genome shotgun sequence, the proteins below share one genomic window:
- the PRPF38A gene encoding pre-mRNA-splicing factor 38A, producing the protein MANRTVKDAHSIHGTNPQYLVEKIIRTRIYESKYWKEECFGLTAELVVDKAMELRYVGGVYGGNIKPTPFLCLTLKMLQIQPEKDIIVEFIKNEDFKYVRMLGALYMRLTGTAIDCYKYLEPLYNDYRKIKSQNRNGEFELMHVDEFIDELLHSERVCDIILPRLQKRYVLEEAEQLETRVSALEEDMDDVESSEEEEEEDEKLERVPSPDHRRRGYRDLDKPRRSPALRYRRSRSRSPRRRSRSPKRRSPSPRRERHRSKSPRRHRSRSRERRHRSRSKSPGHHRSHRHRSHSKSPERSKKSHKKSRRGNE; encoded by the exons ATGGCGAACCGGACGGTGAAGGACGCGCACAGCATCCACGGCACCAACCCGCAGTACCTGGTGGAGAAGATCATCCGCACCCGCATCTATGAGTCCAAGTACTGGAAGGAGGAGTGTTTCGGCCTCACGG CTGAGCTGGTGGTGGATAAAGCCATGGAGCTGAGATATGTTGGTGGCGTTTATGGTGGAAACATCAAGCCTACACCATTCCTCTGCTTGACCCTGAAAATGCTGCAGATCCAGCCCGAAAAGGACATTATTGTTGAGTTTATAAAGAACGAGGATTTCAA ATATGTCAGAATGCTTGGAGCATTGTATATGAGATTGACAGGCACTGCCATTGACTGCTACAAGTACCTTGAACCACTGTACAATGACTACcgaaaaataaaaagtcaaaacagAAATGGGG AATTTGAGCTGATGCATGTGGATGAGTTTATTGATGAACTCCTCCACAGTGAACGTGTATGTGATATCATTTTGCCTCGATTGCAG AAACGTTACGTTCTGGAAGAAGCTGAACAACTGGAGACTCGGGTTAGTGCTTTAGAAGAAGATATGGATGATGTAGAgtccagtgaggaggaggaggaggaagatgagaaG CTGGAGAGGGTACCTTCCCCTGATCATCGCAGAAGAGGCTACAGAGACCTAGATAAACCCCGCAGATCTCCAGCTCTGCGATACAGGAGGAGTCGAAGCAGGTCTCCAAGAAG GCGAAGCAGATCTCCAAAGAGGAGAAG CCCCTCACCACGGCGGGAGAGACATCGCAGCAAAAGCCCAAGGCGACACCGGAGCAGGTCCAGGGAGAGGCGCCACAGATCAAGATCTAAATCTCCAG GGCATCATCGTAGCCACCGACACAGAAGCCATTCTAAGTCACCTGAAAG ATCTAAGAAAAGCCATAAGAAGAGCCGGCGAGGGAATGAATAA